In one Mucilaginibacter sp. PAMB04168 genomic region, the following are encoded:
- a CDS encoding helix-turn-helix transcriptional regulator, with protein MKNNTSKVVKLKSITEIHRMLDIPGPAHPLITLLDTREEQINLSRLPVSYVTTLYKISFVNKLGGKFRYGQGYYDFDEGSMVFTAPNQVVGSTAIYKGNEGYSLILHQDFLQGYPLASKIKQYGFFSYSSNEALHLSEQERTTVSAIFTIIQEELNSRIDDYSHEVVIAQIELLLSYAKRFYKRQFLTRQAATSNLLQQVEHKLDTYFKEGGPVNHGVPTVQQLAEQLNYTPNYLSDMLRSLTGLNAQQHIHEKLIERSKELLTTTNLTVSEVAFQLGFEHSQSFSRLFKIKTLVSPLQFRSSFN; from the coding sequence ATGAAAAACAACACATCAAAAGTTGTTAAACTGAAATCGATCACTGAGATACACCGTATGCTCGACATTCCGGGACCGGCTCATCCCTTAATTACTCTGCTAGATACCAGGGAAGAGCAGATTAACCTGAGCCGGCTGCCAGTAAGCTACGTAACTACGCTTTACAAGATTTCTTTTGTAAATAAGTTAGGCGGTAAATTCAGGTATGGACAGGGCTATTATGACTTTGATGAAGGAAGCATGGTTTTCACTGCTCCTAATCAAGTTGTAGGTAGTACGGCGATTTACAAGGGAAACGAGGGCTATTCACTAATCTTACATCAGGATTTTCTGCAGGGCTATCCGCTTGCCTCAAAGATTAAACAATATGGATTCTTCTCTTACTCCTCGAATGAAGCCCTGCACCTCTCGGAGCAGGAAAGAACTACGGTGTCGGCAATCTTTACAATCATTCAGGAAGAACTGAACAGTCGCATAGATGATTACAGCCATGAAGTGGTAATTGCGCAGATCGAGTTGCTGTTAAGCTATGCCAAGCGGTTTTACAAGCGTCAGTTCCTTACGCGGCAGGCAGCCACCAGCAACCTGCTCCAGCAGGTAGAACACAAACTCGATACTTACTTCAAGGAAGGCGGGCCCGTTAATCACGGTGTGCCAACTGTACAACAACTGGCTGAGCAGTTAAACTATACGCCAAACTATTTAAGTGATATGCTCCGTTCGCTCACCGGTTTGAACGCACAGCAGCATATTCATGAAAAGTTGATCGAGCGGTCAAAAGAATTGCTGACTACTACCAACCTCACTGTAAGTGAAGTGGCCTTTCAGTTAGGCTTTGAGCATTCCCAATCTTTTAGCAGGTTGTTCAAGATAAAAACACTGGTATCACCTTTGCAGTTCAGATCATCTTTTAATTAA
- a CDS encoding SDR family NAD(P)-dependent oxidoreductase yields MENQTTSTEQPVALVTGANQGVGNEIAKALVANGYVVYLGSRKLENGEKAAAEIGENAKAIQLDVTDQQTINAAVERIEKEYGRLDLLVNNAGIAHAGEPGRTVEEVMASGRAVNVSLDEVRTVWETNVFGVIAVTQAALPLLRKSSAARIVNVSSGLGSLTWISDPACWARENFGIVYAASKTALNAVTLAFALELEKEGIKVNATSPGYTATALNNFQGTDSLEVGSREPIRVALQTDGPTGSFTGPEGPLPW; encoded by the coding sequence ATGGAAAATCAAACAACATCAACAGAACAACCCGTTGCACTGGTAACGGGGGCCAACCAGGGTGTGGGCAACGAGATTGCAAAAGCGCTAGTTGCTAATGGTTATGTGGTTTACCTGGGTTCCCGTAAATTGGAGAACGGTGAAAAGGCAGCCGCCGAAATAGGCGAGAATGCGAAAGCAATTCAACTGGACGTTACGGATCAGCAAACTATCAATGCAGCAGTGGAACGTATCGAAAAGGAATATGGCCGGCTGGACCTGCTGGTCAATAACGCTGGTATCGCGCATGCTGGTGAGCCCGGCCGTACGGTGGAAGAGGTTATGGCATCCGGTAGGGCAGTTAATGTGTCATTAGATGAAGTGCGCACCGTGTGGGAAACTAACGTGTTCGGCGTTATCGCCGTTACCCAGGCTGCTTTGCCTTTGTTGCGCAAGTCATCAGCGGCACGCATCGTTAATGTATCAAGCGGGCTAGGTTCATTGACCTGGATATCTGACCCGGCATGTTGGGCAAGAGAGAATTTCGGCATTGTCTATGCCGCCTCCAAGACCGCCCTGAATGCTGTTACGCTGGCTTTTGCCTTGGAGTTGGAAAAAGAAGGCATCAAGGTGAACGCTACCAGCCCCGGCTATACAGCTACCGCGTTAAATAATTTTCAGGGTACGGACAGTTTGGAAGTTGGCTCACGTGAACCGATACGGGTAGCCCTGCAAACAGACGGCCCTACCGGCAGCTTTACCGGCCCTGAAGGTCCGTTGCCTTGGTAG
- a CDS encoding SDR family oxidoreductase translates to MNNGIQNKVIAITGASSGIGKATAELLAAQGAKLVLGARRADRLKTIVEIIDQNGGKAAFLEIDVTNRKDLVKLTALAVEKFGRLDVMINNAGISQLYKMEDLDVEGWEQMIDVNLKGTLYGIAAALPIFKGQGTGHIINVISTAGISIVPTMGVYAGTKNAVRTITEALRQESQGRWRVTGISPGYVATEFASNIKNEEIRDTIQQNADQMAIPAEAVANAIAYAIKQPDNVDISDIVIRPSVQG, encoded by the coding sequence ATGAACAACGGAATTCAGAATAAAGTAATCGCAATAACCGGCGCCAGCAGCGGTATAGGCAAAGCAACTGCAGAGTTATTGGCCGCCCAGGGTGCAAAATTAGTTTTGGGCGCTCGCCGGGCAGACCGGCTTAAAACGATTGTTGAAATTATTGACCAAAACGGCGGTAAAGCTGCCTTTTTGGAAATAGACGTGACCAACCGTAAAGATCTCGTTAAACTGACGGCATTAGCTGTAGAGAAGTTTGGCAGGCTTGATGTCATGATTAACAATGCAGGGATCAGCCAATTATACAAGATGGAAGACCTGGATGTGGAAGGCTGGGAACAAATGATCGACGTTAACTTAAAAGGCACCTTGTATGGTATCGCTGCGGCATTGCCCATTTTTAAGGGACAGGGTACCGGACACATCATCAATGTGATCTCAACCGCTGGTATCAGCATTGTACCCACCATGGGCGTTTACGCCGGTACCAAAAATGCGGTACGTACTATTACCGAAGCATTACGCCAGGAATCGCAGGGCCGCTGGCGGGTAACCGGTATCTCGCCGGGTTATGTGGCTACCGAATTTGCGAGTAACATAAAGAACGAGGAAATTAGGGACACCATTCAGCAGAATGCAGATCAGATGGCCATCCCTGCCGAAGCCGTTGCAAATGCCATAGCCTACGCCATTAAGCAACCAGACAATGTTGACATAAGTGATATTGTTATCCGCCCGTCCGTTCAAGGTTAA
- a CDS encoding AraC family transcriptional regulator translates to MDKPLKFNNISDLMRRLSLNPPAHPMMTLVNYDQVKIDLRDAGSWFMLDFYKITFKKDFHGSVKYGPGTYDFKEGGMAFLAPGQVVQMTANPEDYEGYALYFHPGMLDGHSLANGIHNYGFFDYAVAEALFLSEKEKQIMETLFKAIAIELDNSVDQYSENVLVSQLELLLNHSDRFYNRQFLTRKNMHHDLIGRMNIWLNEHFNGTDPLINGLPSPQDIAAHLNVSQRYLSDMLKTLTGKTPQQHIHLALIEKAKVLLNQTNLTTAEIAYQLGFEHPQSFNKLFKQRTSVSPVQFRHDQLN, encoded by the coding sequence ATGGACAAGCCGTTAAAATTTAACAACATAAGCGACCTGATGCGCAGGCTGAGTTTAAATCCGCCTGCACATCCGATGATGACCCTAGTCAACTATGATCAGGTAAAGATTGACCTGCGTGACGCCGGCAGCTGGTTCATGCTCGACTTTTACAAGATCACTTTCAAAAAAGATTTTCATGGTAGTGTTAAATACGGGCCGGGCACCTATGATTTTAAAGAAGGTGGCATGGCTTTCTTAGCACCGGGCCAAGTTGTACAAATGACTGCCAATCCCGAGGACTATGAGGGTTACGCGTTATATTTTCATCCTGGAATGTTAGACGGTCATTCACTGGCAAACGGTATTCACAACTATGGATTCTTTGATTATGCAGTAGCTGAGGCATTGTTCCTGTCTGAGAAAGAAAAGCAGATTATGGAAACGCTTTTCAAGGCTATCGCAATTGAACTGGATAACTCTGTTGATCAGTACAGCGAGAATGTACTAGTATCACAACTCGAATTGTTGCTCAACCATAGTGACCGTTTCTATAACCGACAGTTTCTGACGCGGAAGAACATGCACCATGACCTGATCGGCCGCATGAACATTTGGTTGAACGAACATTTTAACGGTACAGATCCGTTGATCAACGGTCTACCTTCACCACAGGATATCGCAGCGCATTTGAATGTGTCACAGCGCTACCTTTCAGATATGCTTAAAACACTCACCGGTAAAACCCCCCAGCAGCATATTCATTTGGCGCTGATTGAGAAAGCAAAAGTATTATTGAATCAAACCAATTTGACCACAGCAGAAATCGCTTACCAATTAGGATTTGAGCATCCACAGTCATTTAATAAATTATTTAAACAGCGCACCAGTGTTTCGCCCGTACAGTTCCGGCATGACCAGCTAAACTAA
- a CDS encoding Crp/Fnr family transcriptional regulator, producing the protein MSELILSNFALHIALAPDEQEQVLALLQIKKVAKRSIMLRPGEIERHIYFVNEGCLRMYHTDKDGQEHNLCFYPENWWACDIVSFFKAKRATNSIQALEDTEVCYFSLPALERLFTEVPRFERFFRILTQNGFDMFQRRVTSNLSKTAEQRYREFRRHYPGLEQRISQKHIASYLGITAAFLSMMRKEKDL; encoded by the coding sequence ATGTCTGAGTTGATCCTGTCCAACTTTGCTTTACATATAGCACTTGCACCTGATGAACAGGAGCAAGTGCTTGCCTTATTGCAAATTAAGAAAGTGGCCAAACGCAGCATCATGCTGCGCCCCGGCGAGATCGAACGGCATATCTATTTTGTTAACGAGGGTTGCCTGCGCATGTACCATACCGATAAGGATGGGCAGGAACATAACCTTTGCTTTTACCCCGAAAATTGGTGGGCTTGCGATATTGTAAGTTTTTTTAAAGCGAAACGGGCCACCAACTCCATCCAGGCATTGGAAGATACGGAAGTGTGTTACTTTAGCTTGCCTGCACTCGAACGATTATTCACCGAGGTGCCCAGGTTCGAGCGTTTTTTCCGCATCCTCACGCAAAATGGATTTGATATGTTCCAGCGGCGGGTTACTTCAAACCTGTCAAAAACCGCCGAGCAGCGTTACCGCGAATTCCGCAGGCATTACCCGGGACTCGAACAGCGCATATCCCAAAAGCATATTGCTAGTTACCTCGGCATAACCGCGGCGTTCCTAAGTATGATGCGCAAAGAAAAAGATTTGTGA
- a CDS encoding DUF1330 domain-containing protein, with the protein MIITLPNTEPGQGPVLMLNMIRFKDKKVYFEQYIPAFNQVVQQLGIEGVNVKLVSEVVANIMADQDEQWDEIVLVEYPSAEAFVTIAQSEIYHQIANPLREAGTAELKLFMTSKTDF; encoded by the coding sequence ATGATTATCACATTACCGAATACTGAACCGGGCCAAGGGCCTGTGTTGATGCTGAACATGATCAGGTTTAAGGATAAGAAGGTCTACTTTGAACAGTATATACCGGCATTTAACCAAGTGGTGCAGCAACTGGGTATTGAAGGTGTTAACGTAAAGTTGGTGAGCGAGGTCGTCGCCAATATTATGGCCGACCAAGACGAGCAATGGGACGAAATAGTATTGGTGGAATATCCCAGTGCTGAAGCATTCGTAACTATTGCGCAGAGCGAAATCTATCACCAGATAGCTAACCCGCTTCGTGAGGCTGGAACAGCGGAGTTGAAATTGTTCATGACGAGCAAAACTGACTTTTAA
- a CDS encoding isomerase translates to MENIKSIEETILTYTSAWNETKHEAILEKISKCWAPEGTYTDRLTDTIAGPNAITDLIISSYRQMGPRKFQVLTEPQIHHQSGRFRWLAIRPEGYPVEGMDYFEFDSENRITRIVGFF, encoded by the coding sequence ATGGAAAACATCAAAAGTATCGAAGAAACCATTCTCACTTACACGAGTGCATGGAATGAGACCAAACATGAAGCCATCCTGGAGAAGATCAGCAAGTGCTGGGCGCCGGAGGGCACTTATACTGATCGCTTAACGGATACCATTGCCGGACCAAACGCGATCACCGACCTGATCATTAGTTCGTACAGACAGATGGGGCCAAGAAAGTTTCAGGTACTGACTGAGCCGCAAATACATCATCAAAGCGGCCGATTCCGTTGGCTGGCCATCCGTCCCGAAGGATACCCGGTTGAGGGTATGGATTACTTTGAATTTGATAGCGAGAACCGCATTACCCGCATCGTAGGCTTTTTTTAA
- a CDS encoding PAS domain-containing protein — protein MDTLVDIASFYNFLPTASLILRPDEPRFTIEAVNDAFLAGTGTTRSYLIGQGFFEAFPPNNEDDGSRTMNIRNAFTYVLQHKKPHRIEKHRYDLSLCEDNPIAARYWSVDTYPLLNDDETVQYIVQGSVDITALHIAEIELRQKHQQLKLSNELYAYVNKATNDVIYDWDIENDHIGWGDAFFRLFGYEEVANFPLSKWSSLVHPADVTLLEKDLHEALLASSQNNWKAAYRLKRLNGDYAYVEENGYIIRNEVNQAVRMIGVLRDVTESTQYVRQIEAQNVQLKEIAWTQAHLVRAPVARIMGLINLFNEPETEECTRSRLLSCLNKSAADLDCIIREIVAKSEADNFDGKSSN, from the coding sequence ATGGATACTCTGGTAGACATCGCATCATTTTACAATTTCTTACCTACTGCAAGCCTTATTTTACGGCCTGATGAACCCCGTTTTACCATTGAAGCAGTAAACGATGCTTTTTTAGCTGGCACGGGTACCACTCGCTCCTACCTGATTGGGCAAGGTTTTTTCGAGGCGTTTCCGCCCAATAACGAGGATGACGGTAGCCGGACTATGAATATACGGAATGCGTTTACCTATGTATTACAACACAAAAAGCCACACCGGATAGAAAAGCATAGGTATGATCTTTCTTTGTGTGAAGACAATCCGATTGCTGCCCGATATTGGAGTGTAGACACCTACCCCCTATTAAATGATGATGAAACGGTACAGTATATTGTACAAGGGTCTGTAGATATTACAGCGCTGCATATAGCTGAAATAGAACTAAGGCAAAAGCACCAGCAACTTAAACTAAGCAATGAACTTTACGCTTATGTTAACAAAGCAACCAACGATGTTATTTATGACTGGGATATAGAAAACGACCATATTGGATGGGGTGATGCTTTTTTTCGCCTATTTGGCTATGAGGAAGTTGCAAATTTTCCACTGTCTAAGTGGTCGAGCCTGGTGCATCCGGCAGATGTTACTTTATTAGAAAAGGACTTGCATGAGGCATTGCTTGCCAGCAGTCAAAATAATTGGAAAGCAGCTTACCGGCTAAAAAGGCTTAATGGCGATTATGCTTACGTGGAAGAGAACGGTTACATTATACGGAATGAAGTAAACCAGGCGGTGCGGATGATTGGTGTATTACGAGATGTTACCGAAAGCACGCAGTATGTGCGACAAATTGAAGCACAAAACGTACAGCTTAAGGAAATCGCCTGGACGCAGGCACATTTGGTTCGGGCTCCCGTTGCCCGAATTATGGGACTAATAAATTTATTTAATGAGCCGGAAACCGAGGAGTGTACAAGAAGCAGACTATTATCGTGCTTAAATAAATCTGCTGCCGATCTGGACTGCATTATCCGGGAGATTGTGGCAAAAAGCGAGGCTGATAATTTTGATGGTAAAAGCTCTAACTAA
- a CDS encoding response regulator, translating to MAKKRILLIEDSDDIQAIVQLILEDEGYEVVAANPRPVTEWINDNADLIVLDEWINEQEGHMLCREIKKMQILKHVPVIIFSTAPNIEAIVETCGAEGFVRKPFDIDDLLKEINRCLYKKGSSKVTLI from the coding sequence ATGGCAAAGAAACGTATACTTTTAATTGAAGACAGTGACGACATCCAGGCAATTGTACAACTTATACTTGAAGACGAAGGTTACGAAGTAGTTGCAGCAAACCCACGCCCTGTAACTGAATGGATAAATGACAATGCCGATTTAATTGTATTAGATGAATGGATTAATGAACAGGAAGGCCATATGCTTTGCCGTGAGATAAAAAAGATGCAGATACTGAAGCATGTGCCGGTTATTATTTTTTCGACTGCACCCAACATTGAAGCCATTGTAGAAACCTGTGGAGCCGAAGGCTTTGTACGTAAGCCATTTGATATTGATGACTTGTTAAAAGAAATTAACCGCTGCCTTTATAAAAAAGGTTCATCTAAAGTTACGCTTATATAA
- a CDS encoding RibD family protein: MKKPYVICHMMSTVDGRIISANWGDQQLIDTYSGFFEKYHDTFESEAWMCGRVTMERDFSGGVKPELITPDQPISRISFIGDKNATSFAIAIDAHGKLGWDSNTTGGDHIVQVLTEKVSDEYLYYLQRKSISYIFAGEKELDFELALDQLGELFPIKTLMAEGGGHLNGSLLNAGLIDELSLLLLPIADGTLKSPTTFEVSEFLQKSPAALMQLQKAEQLENDVIWLKYRFKKKDDK; the protein is encoded by the coding sequence ATGAAAAAACCATATGTAATTTGCCACATGATGTCTACCGTGGATGGTAGGATTATCTCGGCCAATTGGGGAGATCAACAACTTATTGACACTTATTCAGGCTTTTTTGAGAAATATCACGATACTTTTGAAAGCGAGGCCTGGATGTGTGGTCGTGTGACAATGGAGAGAGATTTTTCGGGAGGAGTTAAACCCGAGCTTATAACGCCCGACCAACCTATTTCCAGAATATCATTTATTGGGGATAAGAACGCGACTTCATTTGCCATAGCAATAGATGCCCATGGAAAATTAGGATGGGACAGCAACACAACCGGAGGCGACCATATTGTTCAAGTACTTACAGAAAAGGTTAGCGATGAATATCTGTACTACCTGCAACGAAAAAGCATTTCGTACATTTTTGCGGGCGAGAAAGAACTTGATTTCGAGTTGGCGTTAGATCAACTGGGAGAATTGTTCCCTATAAAAACGCTGATGGCAGAAGGCGGAGGCCATTTGAACGGTTCTTTATTAAACGCAGGATTGATTGATGAGCTAAGCTTATTACTGCTCCCAATTGCAGACGGTACGCTAAAATCGCCCACAACATTTGAGGTAAGTGAGTTCTTGCAGAAAAGTCCGGCCGCTTTAATGCAACTTCAAAAAGCTGAACAATTGGAAAATGATGTAATATGGTTAAAGTACCGGTTTAAAAAGAAAGACGATAAATAA
- a CDS encoding class I SAM-dependent methyltransferase, which translates to MKCRFCKTKLSHVFIDLQQSPASNSFLTQEQLGQPEAFYPLKVYTCHHCFLVQIAEYKKFDTIFDNQYVYFSSYSSSWLKHAEQYTESMIDRFGFNAASQVVEIASNDGYLLQYFKEHNIPVLGIEPTGNTAQVAISKGIETIIEFFGTELAREMVKDGRKADLLIGNNVLAHVPNILDFVAGLKLVLKDDGVLTMEFPHLMQLVENNQFDTIYHEHFSYLSFHTVKQIFESQGFELFDVDEIPTHGGSLRIYAKHNYDKSKAISANVRTLLQKEASKGMTTLEYYNNFQEKAIRAKSLFNNFLLQQKIAGKTVAGYGAAAKGNTFLNYCGVGDNQISFVVDANPYKQNKYLPASHIKVVDENYLEDQKPNYIVIFPWNIKEEIVKNLSYVERWNCKFVVAIPFLTILDEVQSMLI; encoded by the coding sequence ATGAAATGCAGATTTTGTAAAACAAAGCTTTCACACGTTTTTATCGATCTTCAGCAATCCCCTGCTTCTAACTCGTTTCTTACACAAGAGCAGCTTGGCCAGCCCGAAGCGTTTTATCCACTAAAGGTATACACTTGTCACCATTGTTTTTTAGTGCAAATAGCAGAGTACAAAAAATTTGACACCATATTTGATAATCAGTATGTCTACTTCTCTTCATATTCGTCCAGCTGGTTAAAGCATGCAGAGCAATATACAGAGAGCATGATTGACCGATTTGGATTTAACGCTGCTTCTCAGGTTGTTGAAATTGCTTCGAATGATGGGTATCTGCTGCAGTATTTTAAAGAACACAACATACCTGTTTTAGGTATCGAACCAACCGGCAACACTGCCCAGGTAGCCATAAGTAAAGGCATTGAAACTATTATAGAGTTTTTTGGGACAGAGCTGGCCCGAGAGATGGTAAAAGATGGAAGAAAAGCCGATTTGTTGATTGGAAATAACGTATTGGCACATGTGCCCAACATATTAGACTTTGTTGCCGGATTGAAGTTGGTTTTAAAAGACGACGGCGTGCTTACCATGGAGTTTCCTCACCTCATGCAGTTGGTTGAAAACAATCAATTCGACACCATATATCATGAGCATTTTTCCTACTTGTCGTTTCATACCGTAAAGCAAATATTTGAATCGCAGGGATTTGAATTGTTTGATGTGGATGAGATACCAACCCATGGAGGCTCATTGAGGATCTATGCCAAGCACAATTATGATAAAAGCAAGGCAATATCAGCCAACGTCCGTACGCTGCTACAAAAGGAAGCGAGTAAAGGCATGACCACGCTTGAGTATTATAATAATTTCCAGGAGAAAGCCATTAGGGCGAAAAGCCTGTTCAATAACTTTTTGTTGCAGCAGAAAATTGCCGGTAAAACAGTTGCCGGTTACGGTGCAGCAGCAAAAGGAAACACGTTTCTAAATTATTGCGGCGTAGGCGATAATCAAATATCCTTTGTAGTTGATGCCAATCCGTATAAGCAAAACAAATATCTGCCGGCCAGCCACATCAAGGTTGTCGACGAAAATTATCTGGAAGATCAGAAACCCAATTATATTGTGATCTTCCCATGGAATATAAAAGAAGAGATTGTAAAAAACTTAAGTTATGTTGAACGGTGGAACTGCAAGTTTGTAGTGGCCATACCATTTCTAACAATATTAGATGAAGTGCAGTCAATGCTGATTTAA
- a CDS encoding Gfo/Idh/MocA family oxidoreductase, with protein sequence MIIVDTALAKRQAENNPIKVAMVGAGFMAKGIALQICNYSPGIVLVAISNRNPEKAKQIYEQAGVLDAQEVNTVSELEANVRNGVCSTTDNAMLLCQAEGIDAIIEVTGAVEFGVNVALCAIENKKHLILMDAEVDGTVGPILKVYADKAGVVYTNADGDQPGVQMNLYRFVKSIGVKPILCGNIKGLHDPYRNPTTQEGFAKKWGQKPAMVSSFADGSKISFEQAIVANGTGMQVARRGMLGPTVPTGTPLKDIANVYPIEKLLEGAGIVDYVVGAEPGPGVFVLGTHDDPVQRHYLNLYKLGEGPLYLFYTPYHLCHFEVPQTVARAVLFNDAALTPIGKPYVEVVAAAKQDLKAGDIIDGIGHYMTYGLCENADVVELEDLLPIGVAENCILKNDVPKDRVLTYKDVILPVGRTVDRLRSEQKKYFQHELINHVNS encoded by the coding sequence ATGATAATAGTTGATACGGCGCTGGCAAAGCGCCAGGCCGAAAACAACCCTATAAAGGTTGCTATGGTTGGGGCCGGTTTTATGGCCAAGGGCATAGCGCTCCAAATTTGTAATTATTCGCCCGGTATAGTGCTGGTAGCAATCTCAAACCGTAATCCGGAAAAAGCGAAGCAGATTTACGAGCAAGCAGGCGTATTGGATGCACAGGAGGTAAATACAGTATCGGAGCTGGAAGCAAATGTACGTAACGGCGTATGCAGCACAACCGATAATGCTATGTTGCTTTGCCAGGCCGAAGGCATTGATGCTATAATAGAAGTTACAGGAGCCGTAGAATTTGGTGTTAACGTGGCGTTATGCGCTATCGAGAACAAAAAGCATTTGATTTTGATGGATGCCGAAGTGGACGGAACCGTTGGCCCGATACTTAAAGTATATGCCGACAAAGCCGGCGTGGTGTACACCAATGCCGATGGCGACCAGCCCGGTGTTCAAATGAATTTATACCGGTTTGTAAAGTCCATAGGGGTGAAGCCCATTTTATGCGGCAATATCAAGGGGCTTCATGATCCGTACCGTAACCCAACTACACAAGAGGGCTTTGCCAAAAAATGGGGGCAAAAACCAGCAATGGTTTCTTCATTTGCCGATGGTAGCAAAATTTCGTTTGAACAGGCCATTGTAGCTAATGGTACTGGTATGCAGGTTGCCAGGCGCGGTATGCTTGGCCCTACAGTACCAACTGGCACCCCGCTAAAGGATATTGCGAATGTTTACCCCATTGAAAAACTACTGGAAGGTGCGGGTATTGTGGATTATGTTGTTGGCGCTGAGCCTGGTCCGGGTGTATTTGTTTTAGGAACACATGATGATCCGGTACAACGTCATTATCTTAACTTGTATAAATTGGGTGAAGGCCCGTTGTACTTGTTTTATACGCCTTACCATTTATGCCATTTCGAAGTTCCGCAAACGGTTGCACGGGCTGTACTTTTTAACGACGCTGCCTTAACACCTATTGGAAAGCCTTACGTGGAAGTTGTGGCCGCTGCAAAACAGGATCTGAAAGCCGGTGATATAATTGACGGAATAGGACATTATATGACATACGGTTTATGTGAAAATGCTGATGTCGTGGAACTGGAGGACTTGCTACCAATAGGTGTAGCAGAGAATTGCATATTAAAAAACGATGTGCCTAAAGATCGGGTTCTTACTTACAAAGATGTTATTCTACCTGTCGGCAGAACTGTTGACCGACTTAGAAGCGAACAGAAAAAATACTTCCAACATGAATTAATAAATCATGTTAACAGCTAA
- the rfbC gene encoding dTDP-4-dehydrorhamnose 3,5-epimerase, translated as MIFTETKLKGAFVVDINRLEDERGFFARSYCKTEFEAHALNTNLVQSNVSFNKISGTLRGMHMQNEPHAETKLVRCTSGSIFDVIVDLRPESNTFKEWIGVELSAENYRMLYVPEGFAHGFLTLEDCTAVAYQVTQFYHNTAERAYRWDDPAFGISWPFKPVLVSEKDKAHARFDERVLAWGSQ; from the coding sequence ATGATTTTTACTGAAACGAAATTAAAAGGTGCATTTGTAGTAGATATAAATCGTTTGGAGGATGAACGTGGTTTTTTTGCACGGTCGTACTGTAAAACCGAGTTTGAAGCACATGCTTTGAATACAAACCTGGTGCAATCTAACGTCAGCTTCAACAAAATAAGCGGCACCTTACGTGGCATGCACATGCAGAATGAGCCTCATGCCGAGACCAAGCTTGTGAGATGTACAAGCGGTTCGATATTCGATGTTATAGTAGATCTGCGTCCCGAATCAAACACTTTTAAGGAATGGATAGGGGTGGAATTAAGTGCAGAGAATTACCGTATGCTTTACGTACCCGAAGGTTTTGCGCACGGTTTTTTAACCCTTGAAGATTGTACAGCGGTTGCTTATCAGGTAACCCAGTTTTACCACAACACTGCCGAACGGGCCTACCGTTGGGATGATCCTGCATTCGGTATTTCCTGGCCCTTTAAGCCGGTACTCGTTTCGGAGAAAGACAAGGCTCATGCACGGTTTGATGAGAGGGTACTCGCATGGGGTTCACAATAG